The proteins below come from a single Thermodesulfovibrionales bacterium genomic window:
- a CDS encoding nucleotide pyrophosphohydrolase — protein sequence MHELIKRLRTFAEERDWEKFHSPKNLSMALSVEASEIVELFQWLTEEESYALSPEKIQQLKEEIGDVMIYLTKLADKFGIDPVGAAMEKIEINEKKYPADIVKGMAKKYDEY from the coding sequence ATGCATGAACTTATCAAGAGATTAAGAACCTTTGCAGAGGAGAGAGACTGGGAAAAATTTCATTCTCCAAAAAATCTTTCAATGGCCCTGAGTGTTGAGGCATCGGAGATAGTGGAGCTCTTTCAATGGCTAACGGAAGAGGAGAGTTATGCACTCAGTCCTGAAAAAATCCAGCAACTTAAAGAGGAGATAGGAGATGTGATGATATACCTGACAAAACTGGCAGATAAATTCGGAATTGATCCTGTCGGGGCAGCAATGGAGAAGATTGAGATCAATGAGAAGAAATATCCGGCAGATATTGTGAAGGGAATGGCAAAAAAATATGATGAGTATTAG